One genomic segment of Fusobacterium sp. includes these proteins:
- a CDS encoding PLP-dependent aminotransferase family protein, whose protein sequence is MKLNFIIYKDSPHKIYLQLYDSIKNMIETGEALPNEKLPSIRQIAIKFDINTLTVLKTYDLLEKNNYIYKLSGKGCFVKEKNKLISSTQKPVINNFAIMNKDINFASATPDADLYPVEIFQEIINDIFNNYGGKAFNYFNTQGLLELRETISEKLKNNYIYTSPNNIQIVAGSQQALDLIKKIILKRKTTTMVAANPTYYGAINTFSEIAKMISVPLEKDGINMEELEKILQKNKVDFIYTMVNFESPTGISWSMEKKKKILEFSEKYNFTIIEDDCLSPLYYYNNITTPLKAMDKKNKVIYINSFSKLIMPGIRLGYMIVPNNLISDIIAAKFSADISSSGLFQMALHLFLKKGYLEPNIEKLKKAFKEKYELTLSLLQEIKEIELPYIPQGGLYIWIKLPKGLNSNIFYNILKERQVSILPDSVFYMNDEQENNHIRLSFAAVTKEEITRGIEIIKKSLEEFSQKKDFLFKEDFISILIR, encoded by the coding sequence ATAAGGCAGATAGCTATCAAATTTGATATAAACACTCTTACTGTTTTAAAAACATATGATCTCCTTGAAAAAAACAATTACATCTATAAACTTTCTGGAAAGGGATGTTTTGTAAAAGAAAAAAACAAGCTTATATCAAGTACTCAAAAACCTGTTATAAATAATTTTGCAATAATGAATAAAGATATAAATTTTGCAAGTGCTACTCCTGATGCTGATCTTTATCCTGTTGAAATATTCCAAGAAATTATAAATGATATATTTAATAATTATGGGGGAAAAGCTTTTAATTATTTTAATACACAAGGACTTTTAGAATTAAGAGAAACAATATCTGAAAAACTAAAAAATAACTATATTTATACTTCTCCAAATAATATTCAAATAGTTGCTGGTTCTCAGCAAGCTCTTGATTTGATAAAAAAAATTATATTAAAAAGAAAAACTACTACAATGGTTGCTGCTAATCCGACATACTATGGAGCTATAAATACATTTTCTGAAATAGCAAAAATGATAAGTGTTCCTTTAGAAAAAGATGGTATAAATATGGAAGAATTAGAAAAAATTCTTCAAAAAAATAAAGTAGATTTTATCTATACTATGGTAAATTTTGAAAGTCCCACTGGAATTTCATGGTCAATGGAGAAAAAGAAAAAAATCCTTGAGTTTTCAGAAAAATATAACTTCACAATCATAGAAGATGACTGTCTTTCTCCTTTGTATTACTATAATAATATCACAACTCCTTTAAAAGCTATGGATAAAAAAAATAAAGTAATATATATAAATTCTTTTTCAAAGCTCATAATGCCTGGAATAAGACTTGGATATATGATTGTTCCTAATAATTTGATTTCTGATATAATTGCTGCAAAATTTTCAGCTGATATCTCGTCTTCTGGTTTATTTCAAATGGCACTTCATCTTTTTCTTAAGAAAGGTTATTTAGAACCTAATATTGAAAAATTAAAAAAAGCATTTAAAGAAAAATATGAGCTCACATTATCACTTTTACAAGAAATAAAAGAAATAGAACTTCCATATATCCCTCAAGGAGGGCTATATATATGGATAAAGCTGCCAAAAGGTCTCAATTCAAATATTTTTTATAATATATTGAAAGAAAGACAAGTTTCTATACTTCCTGATTCTGTATTTTATATGAATGATGAACAGGAAAATAATCATATTCGTTTAAGTTTTGCAGCAGTAACAAAAGAAGAAATAACAAGAGGAATAGAAATAATAAAAAAATCTTTGGAAGAATTTTCACAAAAAAAAGATTTTTTATTCAAAGAAGATTTTATATCTATTTTAATAAGATAA